Within the Fusobacterium sp. DD2 genome, the region CAAAAATTTAAAAAGCAGTTGAAACTGCCTAAATTAAAAGGTATTATAATAATATGTGAAAATACATATAAGTGGTAGAGAATTAATTTGGAAATGAGGAGATTTGATGAAAAAGGCAATATTTTTAGATAGAGATGGAACTATAAATGTAGAGAAGGACTATCTTCATAAGATAGAAGACTTTGTATTAGAAAAAGGTGTCATTGAAGGACTAAAGATTTTAAGAGATTTAGGATATATATTTGTAGTAGTGACAAATCAGTCAGGAATAGCCAGAGGATATTACAGTGAAGAGGATGTAGTCCTTTTAAATAAACAGATAAATGAGATTTTAAGAAAAGATGGAATAAATATAGAGAAATTTTATTACTGTCCACACCATCCTGAAAAGGGAGTAGGAAAATACAAAGTAAAGTGCAGTTGCAGAAAACCTGAAACTGGTATGCTGGATGAAGCAGTAAAAGATTTTGATATAGACAGAGCCAACTCATATATGATTGGAGACAATATAAGTGATATAAAAGCAGGGATAAATGCAGGAGTAAAACCTGTACTTGTAACTACTGGTCATGGGATGGAACATATAGATGAAGTGAAAGAGATGGGTGTAGATGTATTTAATTCAATCTATGATTTTGCTCTTGCTCTTTCAGATAAAAAAATAGTATAAAAGTCCGTTGTATATTCACCTAATAAATGGTACAATAAAATATTGACGTCACAAGGAAAGAAAGGTATAGAAATGGACATTTTATTTGAAATTTTAAACACTAAATTTGATTTAGTGAAAAGAAAAATAGAGAAGATAAAAAATGTAGTTATGGATAGCAGAAAAATAGAGAAAGATTCACTTTTCTTTGCTATAAATAATGGAAATTCATATATAGAGAGTGCACTAAAAGATGGAGCTTCTCTTGTAATAGCAGATAATTATGCGGGAGATGACCTGCGTGTAATTAAGGTGGAAGATACAATAAAAGCTATGCAGGATATAGCAAGGGATTATAGAAAGGCACTTAAGATAAAGATAATTGGAATTACAGGAAGTAATGGGAAAACAACTACAAAGGATTTGGTTTACTCAGTATTAAAAGAGAGATACAGATGTAGAAAAACTCTGGGGAACTACAATAACCATATTGGAGTACCATATACAATACTTCAATGTGATAAAAATGATGAGATTCTTATTCTTGAGATGGGTATGAGTGGATTTGGAGAGATAGATACACTTTGCTCAATATCACTTCCAGATTATGGAATAATAACAAATATTGGGGATTCACATCTGGAGTTTTTAAAGAGTAGAGCCAATGTATGTAAGGCTAAAACTGAGATGCTTAAATATGTAAAACCAGAAGATACAGTGTTATTTGGAGATGATTATTATTTAAAAAACATACCTGGTCTTAAGGTAGGTTGCGGAGATAACAATGATTTTCAAATAAAGAATATAGAAGATGATGAAAAAGGAGTTCATTTTGACCTTGAAGGAGATAGATACAATATCGCCTTAAATGGTAGGCATAACGTTTTTAATGCTTCTATGGCAGTTGTTATCGGCAAACTCTTTAAAATGAGTTATAAGGAGATTTCACAAGGCCTGGAGCGTATGCAAATCAGTGCTATGAGATTTGAAAAGGTAGAGATAGGAGATACTGTGTATATAAATGATGCCTATAATGCAAGTCCTATATCTATGAGCTACTCAATTGAGACATTTTCAGGACTCTATAATGACAGAGACAAAGTTGCTGTATTAGGAGATATGCTTGAGCTTGGTGAAAATGAGATAAAGTACCATGAAGATGTGATTAACAAGGCTTTATCTGCTAAAATAGATAAAATCTATCTCTATGGAGAGAGAATGAAAAAGGCTCTTGCCAATATTAAAAACAGTGAAAAAGCTGTCTGGTGTGAGAGTAAAGATGAGATAAGAAAAATGATAAAAGAGATACCTCAGAAAAAAGCTGTGCTTTTAAAGGGTTCTAGAGGTATGAAAATAGAAGAAATAATAGAAAAGTAGGGAGAATTGGAAAGATGTTATATTTGATAGGTCAGTATTTTCAACAATTTGATTTTTTGAAATCAATATATTTACGAACGTTTATAGCTTTTGTAGTAGCTTTTTTAATAGTTTTAATAGCAGGAAAACCATTTATTAATTATCTGAAAGTTAAAAAATTTGGAGAAAAAATAAGAACAGAGGGACCTGCAACACATATGTCAAAAAAAGGGACCCCTACAATGGGTGGAGTTTTGATAGTTATTGCAGTATTTATAACTACTATATTGGTAGCTGATATTGGAAATAAAATTGTCCTTCTTCTGCTTTTATCACTTATGGGTTTTGCAGGAATTGGATTTGTAGATGACTATAAGAAGTTTACTGTAAATAAAAAGGGGCTTTCTGGAAAGAAAAAACTTTTAGGACAGGGAGCAATTGGAGTTCTTGTATGGTTATATATAAATTATTTTGGACTTACAGGAAATCGAACCATCGACCTTTCAGTAATCAATCCTATTCAAAGTCAAAGCATGCTTTATATTGGAAGCATTGGAATGCTTATCTTTATCATAATAATAGTTATGGGAGCTTCAAATGCTGTTAATATAACAGATGGACTTGATGGACTTGCAATTATGCCAATGGTAATATGTTCAGCTATCTTAGGTGTAGTATCATATTTCACTGGGCATATGGAACTTTGTAAACACCTTAATCTTTTCTATATAGATGGAGCTGGAGAGATAACAGTATTTCTTTCAGCAATCTGTGGTTCTGGACTTGGATTTTTGTGGTACAACTTCTATCCAGCACAGATATTTATGGGAGATACAGGGTCACTTAGCCTTGGAGGAGTACTTGGAGTAATAGCAATACTTTTAAAACAGGAACTTATCCTTCCAGTAGTTGGAGGAATTTTTGTTATTGAAGCTATGTCTGTAATAATTCAGGTTGGTTCTTTCAAACTAAGAGGAAAAAGAGTATTTAAAATGGCACCTATCCACCACCACTTTGAGTTGTGTGGATTGCCTGAAACTAAAGTAACTATGAGATTTTGGATTACAACTCTTCTTTTTGGGATAGTTGCTTTAGGA harbors:
- the murF gene encoding UDP-N-acetylmuramoyl-tripeptide--D-alanyl-D-alanine ligase, with translation MKRKIEKIKNVVMDSRKIEKDSLFFAINNGNSYIESALKDGASLVIADNYAGDDLRVIKVEDTIKAMQDIARDYRKALKIKIIGITGSNGKTTTKDLVYSVLKERYRCRKTLGNYNNHIGVPYTILQCDKNDEILILEMGMSGFGEIDTLCSISLPDYGIITNIGDSHLEFLKSRANVCKAKTEMLKYVKPEDTVLFGDDYYLKNIPGLKVGCGDNNDFQIKNIEDDEKGVHFDLEGDRYNIALNGRHNVFNASMAVVIGKLFKMSYKEISQGLERMQISAMRFEKVEIGDTVYINDAYNASPISMSYSIETFSGLYNDRDKVAVLGDMLELGENEIKYHEDVINKALSAKIDKIYLYGERMKKALANIKNSEKAVWCESKDEIRKMIKEIPQKKAVLLKGSRGMKIEEIIEK
- the mraY gene encoding phospho-N-acetylmuramoyl-pentapeptide-transferase, with the protein product MLYLIGQYFQQFDFLKSIYLRTFIAFVVAFLIVLIAGKPFINYLKVKKFGEKIRTEGPATHMSKKGTPTMGGVLIVIAVFITTILVADIGNKIVLLLLLSLMGFAGIGFVDDYKKFTVNKKGLSGKKKLLGQGAIGVLVWLYINYFGLTGNRTIDLSVINPIQSQSMLYIGSIGMLIFIIIIVMGASNAVNITDGLDGLAIMPMVICSAILGVVSYFTGHMELCKHLNLFYIDGAGEITVFLSAICGSGLGFLWYNFYPAQIFMGDTGSLSLGGVLGVIAILLKQELILPVVGGIFVIEAMSVIIQVGSFKLRGKRVFKMAPIHHHFELCGLPETKVTMRFWITTLLFGIVALGIIRMRGIF
- the gmhB gene encoding D-glycero-beta-D-manno-heptose 1,7-bisphosphate 7-phosphatase → MKKAIFLDRDGTINVEKDYLHKIEDFVLEKGVIEGLKILRDLGYIFVVVTNQSGIARGYYSEEDVVLLNKQINEILRKDGINIEKFYYCPHHPEKGVGKYKVKCSCRKPETGMLDEAVKDFDIDRANSYMIGDNISDIKAGINAGVKPVLVTTGHGMEHIDEVKEMGVDVFNSIYDFALALSDKKIV